Proteins encoded together in one Bos indicus isolate NIAB-ARS_2022 breed Sahiwal x Tharparkar chromosome 3, NIAB-ARS_B.indTharparkar_mat_pri_1.0, whole genome shotgun sequence window:
- the ENSA gene encoding alpha-endosulfine isoform X1, producing the protein MSQKQEEENPTEETGEEKQDTQEKEGILPERAEEAKLKAKYPSLGQKPGGSDFLMKRLQKGQKYFDSGDYNMAKAKMKNKQLPSAGPDKNLVTGDHIPTPQDLPQRKSSLVTSKLAGGQVE; encoded by the exons ATGTCCCAGAAACAAGAAGAGGAGAACCCTACGGAAGAGACCGGCGAGGAGAAGCAG GACACCCAAGAGAAAGAAGGTATTCTCCCTGAGAGAGCTGAGGAGGCAAAGCTAAAAGCCAAATATCCAAGCCTAGGACAAAAGCCTGGAGGCTCCGACTTCCTCATGAAGAGACTCCAGAAAGGG CAAAAGTACTTTGACTCAGGAGACTACAACATGGCCAAAGCCAAGATGAAGAATAAGCAGCTGCCCAGTGCAGGACCAGACAAGAACCTGGTGACCGGTGACCacatccccaccccccaggatCTGCCCCAGAGAAAGTCCTCGCTCGTCACCAGCAAGCTTGCGGG TGGCCAAGTCGAATGA
- the ENSA gene encoding alpha-endosulfine isoform X2 has product MSQKQEEENPTEETGEEKQQKYFDSGDYNMAKAKMKNKQLPSAGPDKNLVTGDHIPTPQDLPQRKSSLVTSKLAGGQVE; this is encoded by the exons ATGTCCCAGAAACAAGAAGAGGAGAACCCTACGGAAGAGACCGGCGAGGAGAAGCAG CAAAAGTACTTTGACTCAGGAGACTACAACATGGCCAAAGCCAAGATGAAGAATAAGCAGCTGCCCAGTGCAGGACCAGACAAGAACCTGGTGACCGGTGACCacatccccaccccccaggatCTGCCCCAGAGAAAGTCCTCGCTCGTCACCAGCAAGCTTGCGGG TGGCCAAGTCGAATGA